Proteins co-encoded in one Rudaeicoccus suwonensis genomic window:
- a CDS encoding class I SAM-dependent methyltransferase, translated as MEATEIRKLARLEDKHWWYRERRNLLATAIKGMAPGLAVDVGAAGGGNTRVLVKAGWHAVPVEYGAEGAEVAAERGLPVLRADACFLPVADDSADLVVAFDVLEHIPDDDAAVAGVFRALKPGATFLVAVPADPALWSEHDVAVDHVRRYTRETLLGVLTRGGFEIESCQSWNVLLRPVAAWRRKKSTGSDLDDLNPLVNTALYGVIALERYLPVKSLPGVSLLVRARKPA; from the coding sequence GTGGAAGCAACCGAGATCCGCAAGCTCGCCCGCTTGGAGGACAAGCACTGGTGGTATCGCGAGCGCCGTAATCTGCTCGCCACCGCGATCAAGGGCATGGCGCCGGGCCTGGCGGTCGACGTGGGCGCGGCAGGCGGCGGCAACACCCGGGTGCTGGTCAAGGCCGGCTGGCACGCCGTGCCGGTCGAGTATGGCGCGGAGGGGGCCGAGGTCGCGGCCGAGCGGGGCCTGCCGGTGTTGCGAGCGGACGCGTGCTTCCTGCCGGTCGCGGACGACTCCGCGGATCTGGTTGTCGCGTTCGACGTGCTGGAGCACATTCCGGATGACGACGCCGCTGTCGCCGGCGTCTTCCGGGCGCTGAAGCCCGGCGCGACCTTCCTGGTCGCGGTGCCGGCCGACCCGGCGCTGTGGTCCGAGCATGACGTCGCCGTCGATCACGTGCGTCGCTACACCCGCGAGACGCTGCTCGGGGTGCTCACGCGGGGCGGTTTCGAGATCGAGTCCTGCCAGTCGTGGAACGTCCTGCTGCGCCCCGTCGCCGCCTGGCGGCGCAAGAAGTCCACGGGCAGCGACCTCGACGACCTCAACCCACTGGTCAACACAGCGCTGTACGGTGTCATCGCCCTCGAGCGGTACCTCCCGGTCAAGAGTCTGCCCGGCGTCAGCCTCCTGGTACGCGCGCGCAAACCCGCCTAG
- a CDS encoding TRM11 family SAM-dependent methyltransferase — MPKPALLVTCAVGFEDLVRGDLREQHDLRSTQVGPGDIALEGFSPVATFGPMIDRVAVALDPALGTVAALAAVDWSAVLDVAGGVRFRVHLPGEDQPRQQLIEAIEAGLGWRNEPADWMVNVDVARHRAELGPWSWAARFGSLRRLPATTPGPVAAGLIRLAKARTGDHLLDPCAGVGTVPVIDGLTRDGSTTAVDVDANSVAIAADNVAALNLSGRVKVLQGDATALDLPAASVDRVVTDLPFGKRVGSNEINRTLYPAVLREIDRVLISDGRCVLLTDDKRVFADSAARARGLKIVAERVIRYNGVTPTAYVLTRSRRTRRG, encoded by the coding sequence ATGCCGAAACCCGCTCTGCTGGTCACCTGCGCTGTGGGCTTCGAGGATCTCGTCCGCGGAGATCTGCGTGAGCAGCACGATCTGCGTTCGACTCAGGTGGGCCCGGGAGACATTGCGCTGGAAGGGTTTTCGCCGGTCGCGACCTTCGGGCCGATGATCGATCGCGTCGCCGTGGCTCTCGACCCGGCACTGGGCACCGTCGCCGCGCTGGCTGCCGTCGACTGGTCCGCCGTGCTCGACGTCGCGGGTGGTGTGCGATTTCGGGTGCATCTTCCGGGGGAGGACCAGCCGCGGCAACAGCTGATCGAGGCGATCGAAGCCGGCCTCGGCTGGCGCAACGAACCCGCCGACTGGATGGTCAACGTCGACGTCGCACGGCACCGCGCCGAACTCGGCCCGTGGTCGTGGGCGGCACGATTCGGGTCGTTGCGACGGCTTCCGGCGACCACTCCCGGTCCGGTCGCTGCGGGACTGATCCGGTTGGCCAAGGCGCGGACCGGCGATCACCTGCTCGACCCGTGCGCGGGTGTCGGGACTGTGCCTGTCATCGACGGTCTGACTCGCGACGGCAGCACCACGGCGGTCGACGTCGACGCGAATTCGGTTGCCATTGCTGCAGATAACGTCGCTGCGCTCAATCTGTCCGGGCGTGTCAAGGTGCTGCAGGGCGACGCGACCGCGCTGGATCTGCCGGCGGCGAGCGTGGATCGGGTCGTGACCGACCTACCGTTCGGCAAACGCGTCGGCAGCAACGAGATCAACCGCACGCTGTATCCCGCGGTGCTGCGCGAGATCGACCGGGTGCTCATCAGCGACGGCCGCTGCGTGCTACTGACCGATGACAAACGTGTCTTTGCCGATTCCGCTGCTCGGGCGCGGGGTCTGAAGATCGTGGCCGAACGCGTGATCCGCTACAACGGAGTGACGCCCACGGCATACGTGCTCACGCGCAGTCGGCGGACACGCCGAGGCTGA
- a CDS encoding polyribonucleotide nucleotidyltransferase, which translates to MEGPEITFAEAVIDNGRFGTRKVRFETGRLAKQAGGAVLCYLDDETTLLSTTAAGKQPKDQFDFFPLTVDVEERMYAAGKIPGSFFRREGRPSTDAILTCRLIDRPLRPAFRKGLRNEVQVVITVLSLNPDHQYDVLAINGASASTQISGLPFSGPIGATRVSLIDGEWVAFPNFSDSERSVFDMVVAGRVVGDDVAIMMVEAESTESTWDLVKHQGKGAPTEEVVAEGLEASKKFIRVLCEAQAQLATKAAKPVQDFPVFLDYQDDTYAAVAAAATDKLRTLLSIADKQDRESQLDAYKDELKDELAGDGKPFEGRAKEISAAYRSVQKNVVRERILRDKVRIDGRGPKDIRALSAEVEVLPRVHGSAIFERGETQIMGVTTLNMLRMEQQLDTLSPVTRKRYMHNYNFPPYSTGETGRVGSPKRREIGHGALAERALMPVLPTREEFPYAIRQVSEALGSNGSTSMGSVCASTLALLNAGVPLRAPVAGIAMGLVSAEVDGKTEYAALTDILGAEDAFGDMDFKVAGTREFVTAIQLDTKLDGIPADVLAGALTQARDARLHILDVMNEAIDAPDEMSPYAPRVIAVKIPVDKIGEVIGPKGKMINQIQEDTGADLSIEDDGTVYIGATDGPSAEAARAAVNAIANPQMPEVGERFLGTVVKTTTFGAFVSLLPGKDGLLHISEVRKLVGGKRIDAVEDVLKIGQKVQVELKEIDPRGKLSLAVVEEAASADDADDAADSAGHDAPAADAADAVSTDGASSDGDDGQERGERRPRNRRRGGRGRGHGEGADGAHAGDSAGASDEA; encoded by the coding sequence ATGGAGGGTCCAGAGATCACATTCGCCGAAGCCGTCATCGACAACGGCCGCTTCGGCACTCGCAAGGTCCGGTTCGAGACCGGACGGCTGGCCAAGCAGGCCGGCGGTGCAGTCCTTTGCTACCTGGATGACGAGACCACCCTGCTGTCGACCACCGCGGCCGGCAAGCAGCCCAAAGACCAGTTCGACTTCTTCCCGCTGACCGTCGACGTCGAAGAGCGCATGTATGCCGCGGGTAAGATCCCCGGCAGCTTCTTCCGCCGCGAGGGTCGCCCCTCGACCGATGCGATCCTGACCTGTCGTCTCATCGACCGCCCGCTGCGCCCGGCGTTCCGCAAGGGCCTGCGCAACGAGGTGCAGGTCGTGATCACGGTCCTGTCGCTCAACCCCGACCACCAGTACGACGTGCTGGCCATCAACGGCGCCTCGGCGTCCACGCAGATCTCGGGTCTGCCGTTCTCCGGCCCGATCGGTGCGACCCGGGTGTCGCTCATCGACGGCGAATGGGTCGCCTTCCCCAACTTCTCCGACAGCGAGCGCTCGGTCTTCGACATGGTCGTCGCCGGCCGCGTCGTCGGTGACGACGTCGCGATCATGATGGTCGAGGCCGAGTCCACCGAGTCCACGTGGGACCTCGTCAAGCACCAGGGCAAGGGCGCCCCGACCGAAGAGGTCGTCGCCGAGGGCCTTGAGGCCTCCAAGAAGTTCATCCGCGTGCTGTGCGAGGCGCAGGCGCAGCTGGCCACCAAGGCTGCCAAGCCGGTGCAGGACTTCCCGGTGTTCCTGGACTACCAGGACGACACGTATGCCGCAGTCGCCGCGGCCGCCACCGACAAGCTGCGCACCCTGCTGTCCATCGCCGACAAGCAGGACCGCGAGTCGCAGCTGGACGCCTACAAGGACGAGCTCAAGGACGAACTCGCCGGCGACGGCAAGCCGTTCGAGGGTCGTGCCAAGGAGATCTCCGCGGCATACCGGTCCGTGCAGAAGAACGTCGTGCGCGAGCGGATCCTGCGTGACAAGGTCCGCATCGACGGCCGTGGCCCCAAGGACATCCGTGCCCTCTCGGCCGAGGTCGAGGTGCTGCCGCGCGTGCACGGCTCGGCGATCTTCGAGCGCGGCGAGACCCAGATCATGGGTGTCACCACGCTGAACATGTTGCGCATGGAGCAGCAGCTGGACACCCTCTCGCCGGTGACCCGCAAGCGTTACATGCACAACTACAACTTCCCGCCCTACTCCACCGGTGAGACCGGCCGGGTGGGCTCGCCCAAGCGCCGCGAGATCGGCCACGGTGCTCTCGCGGAGCGTGCGCTGATGCCGGTGCTGCCGACGCGCGAGGAGTTCCCCTACGCCATCCGTCAGGTGTCCGAAGCTCTCGGCTCCAACGGTTCGACGTCGATGGGTTCGGTGTGCGCCTCGACGCTGGCATTGCTCAACGCCGGTGTGCCGCTGCGCGCGCCGGTTGCGGGCATCGCCATGGGTCTGGTGTCGGCCGAGGTCGACGGCAAGACCGAATATGCAGCACTGACAGACATCCTCGGCGCCGAGGATGCCTTCGGCGACATGGACTTCAAGGTCGCTGGTACCCGCGAGTTCGTCACCGCCATCCAGCTCGACACCAAGCTCGACGGCATCCCCGCCGACGTGCTCGCCGGTGCGCTGACCCAGGCGCGCGACGCGCGTCTGCACATCCTGGATGTCATGAACGAAGCGATCGACGCTCCCGACGAGATGTCGCCGTACGCTCCGCGCGTGATCGCGGTCAAGATCCCGGTCGACAAGATCGGTGAGGTCATCGGCCCGAAGGGCAAGATGATCAACCAGATCCAGGAGGACACCGGCGCCGACCTGTCGATCGAGGACGACGGCACGGTCTACATCGGGGCAACCGACGGTCCGTCGGCCGAGGCGGCGCGCGCGGCGGTCAACGCGATCGCCAACCCGCAGATGCCCGAGGTCGGCGAGCGCTTCTTGGGCACCGTGGTCAAGACCACAACCTTCGGCGCGTTCGTGTCGCTGCTGCCCGGCAAGGACGGCCTGCTGCACATCTCCGAGGTGCGCAAGCTCGTCGGCGGCAAGCGCATCGACGCCGTCGAGGACGTTCTGAAGATCGGCCAGAAGGTCCAGGTCGAGCTCAAGGAGATCGACCCGCGGGGCAAGCTGTCGCTGGCTGTCGTCGAAGAAGCCGCTAGCGCGGACGACGCTGATGACGCTGCGGATTCGGCCGGCCACGACGCTCCGGCGGCGGATGCTGCCGATGCGGTTTCGACCGATGGTGCTTCCTCTGACGGTGACGACGGGCAGGAGCGCGGCGAGCGTCGTCCGCGCAACCGGCGTCGTGGCGGCCGTGGTCGTGGTCACGGTGAGGGCGCCGACGGCGCTCACGCCGGCGACTCGGCCGGTGCGTCCGACGAGGCCTGA
- the rpsO gene encoding 30S ribosomal protein S15: MPLDSATKQQIMTEYATKEGDTGSPEVQIAMLTQRIKDLTEHARSHPHDHHSRRGLLLLVGQRKRMLRYLESVDIERYRSLIKRLGLRR; this comes from the coding sequence ATGCCTTTGGACAGCGCCACCAAGCAGCAGATCATGACCGAGTACGCCACCAAAGAAGGCGACACCGGTTCCCCCGAGGTGCAGATCGCGATGCTCACGCAGCGCATCAAGGACCTCACCGAGCACGCTCGCAGCCACCCGCACGACCACCACAGCCGTCGCGGCCTGTTGCTGCTCGTCGGTCAGCGCAAGCGCATGCTGCGCTACCTCGAGAGCGTCGACATCGAGCGTTACCGCTCGCTGATCAAGCGACTGGGTCTGCGTCGCTGA
- a CDS encoding ATP-binding cassette domain-containing protein yields MTRSETPTDDQRHATGRRVLSAADRVSLGSPRHGHLVLTGSVQVFSVERMDDGSHGRMTPLVTCGQGSLVVGTDAIADPTHELVVVGSPDATVADVDLGEMREGALAGNTAAVAILIERWITRLMAATYPHPPQSTPTDTSVGASVDIAADQPFAAGQRGLWLSFEHDVQLWGEDCGGVIPCAPHVPVVTSTTVTARVVSGQEALGSASGWQGFEQMLAMCYRWIGERSRLATESELSRRAALREYEAGFVAAVEGDAHDVLLGRTGSRSNSYVSSPFLVAVEHVAKVSGVAFDPAPLSMIEGADDPLGVCARYSGFGVRRVSLGSHWYDGDAGPLLGVGKEPEGEWLPLIRRRRGYQIRDLRTGRSRPVDQDSDRQLARAYQLYAAAPVTSRLRTLVRFALFRSAREVVVALLLFCLIGLFTLIPAFALDFLQGEGATPLDVTTTAILSAALGAYAIGIAALGIFAARVMVRVEVRSTMRLQGGLLQQVLTQPMSYLRKVPAAEVLAVMTDLSSAQGQWLRIWFTGTLGGAMTGIALVTLAVLTGDSIGWILAVVVLFALLFTVSLRTMHRARHTDRHARAALEALTASLLTGIAKIRLAHAERRAALRWLSQFSTAQVAHRERLRQRLRQEAMVGGLVCALVLASMPWLSTSSAPLRSVTAVPSFGATLAVLAIGIRLLAECSTALVDALTTRSGLLDIAGSSELVAGRSTISGGPSGRIELAQVSYRIGELDIVRDVSFEVEAGEMVAIIGPSGSGKSTLLSLLLGLEEASSGAILYDNHDLRSLDGLSVRQECGVVLQSTRLISGSIRENVAGSRSLGDDQVNAALRAVGLHELVDDLPMGLDTLVNEYSGVLSGGQQQLLILARAIAGSPRIVFLDEATSALDNQTQARVMHAIERMDATRVVVAHRLSTIRQADRIIVLDQGRVVQQGSYAKLAEEDGLFQRLIRRQQVAPTTGVRGD; encoded by the coding sequence ATGACGAGGAGTGAGACCCCCACCGACGACCAGCGCCACGCGACCGGGCGGCGGGTGCTGTCCGCGGCCGACCGGGTGTCGCTCGGGTCGCCGCGACACGGACACCTGGTTCTCACCGGTTCGGTGCAGGTGTTCTCCGTGGAGCGCATGGACGACGGCTCGCACGGCCGGATGACGCCGTTGGTGACCTGCGGTCAGGGCAGTCTGGTCGTCGGCACCGACGCCATCGCCGACCCCACCCACGAACTGGTCGTTGTCGGTTCGCCGGATGCCACCGTCGCAGACGTCGACCTGGGTGAGATGCGCGAGGGTGCGCTGGCCGGCAACACCGCTGCCGTCGCGATCCTCATCGAGCGGTGGATCACCCGGTTGATGGCTGCGACATATCCGCACCCGCCGCAGTCCACTCCCACGGACACCTCAGTCGGCGCGAGCGTCGACATCGCCGCCGATCAGCCGTTCGCGGCAGGTCAGCGCGGGTTGTGGTTGTCCTTCGAGCACGACGTGCAGTTGTGGGGCGAGGATTGCGGCGGCGTCATACCGTGCGCGCCGCATGTGCCGGTCGTCACCAGCACGACGGTGACCGCACGCGTGGTGTCCGGGCAGGAGGCACTGGGTTCGGCCTCGGGGTGGCAGGGATTCGAGCAGATGCTTGCCATGTGCTACCGGTGGATCGGCGAGCGTTCCCGGCTCGCGACCGAGAGCGAACTCTCGCGCCGGGCGGCCCTGCGGGAGTACGAAGCCGGATTTGTGGCCGCCGTCGAGGGCGATGCACATGATGTGCTCCTCGGGCGGACCGGTAGCCGCAGCAACTCCTATGTCAGCTCGCCCTTTCTCGTGGCGGTCGAGCACGTCGCGAAGGTCTCGGGGGTGGCCTTCGACCCGGCCCCGCTGAGCATGATCGAGGGCGCCGACGACCCGCTCGGTGTCTGCGCGCGGTATTCCGGCTTCGGCGTGCGTCGGGTGTCCCTCGGCTCCCACTGGTATGACGGCGACGCCGGTCCGCTGCTGGGCGTCGGTAAGGAGCCGGAAGGGGAGTGGCTGCCGCTGATCCGTCGCCGGCGTGGCTACCAGATCCGCGACCTGCGCACCGGGCGTTCCCGGCCTGTCGACCAAGACTCCGACCGGCAGTTGGCGCGCGCCTACCAACTGTATGCCGCAGCTCCCGTCACCTCGCGACTGCGCACGCTCGTGCGCTTCGCGCTGTTCCGCAGCGCGCGCGAAGTGGTCGTCGCGTTGTTGCTGTTCTGCCTCATCGGGCTATTCACGTTGATACCTGCGTTCGCACTGGACTTCCTGCAGGGCGAGGGAGCGACCCCGTTGGATGTCACGACCACGGCGATCCTGTCCGCCGCGCTCGGCGCCTATGCCATCGGCATCGCGGCACTGGGGATCTTCGCCGCTCGCGTGATGGTGCGAGTCGAGGTGCGGTCCACCATGCGCCTGCAGGGTGGTCTCTTGCAGCAGGTGCTGACCCAGCCGATGAGCTACCTGCGTAAGGTGCCGGCCGCCGAGGTGCTGGCGGTCATGACCGACCTCAGCTCCGCCCAGGGCCAGTGGCTGCGCATCTGGTTCACCGGCACCCTCGGCGGCGCGATGACCGGGATCGCACTGGTCACCCTGGCCGTGCTCACCGGCGACAGCATCGGCTGGATCCTTGCGGTGGTCGTGTTGTTCGCCCTCTTGTTCACAGTGAGCCTGCGCACGATGCACCGTGCTCGTCATACCGATCGACATGCCCGCGCCGCACTGGAGGCGCTGACGGCGTCCCTGCTCACCGGCATCGCGAAGATCCGGCTCGCCCATGCGGAGCGCCGCGCGGCACTGCGGTGGCTGAGCCAGTTCTCCACCGCTCAGGTCGCGCATCGGGAACGGCTGCGTCAACGGCTACGCCAGGAGGCGATGGTCGGCGGGCTGGTCTGTGCGCTGGTGCTGGCGAGTATGCCGTGGCTGTCGACGTCCTCGGCGCCGCTGCGTTCGGTGACCGCTGTCCCCAGCTTCGGAGCCACCCTCGCCGTCCTGGCGATCGGCATACGGCTGCTCGCCGAGTGCTCGACCGCGCTGGTCGACGCCCTCACCACACGCAGCGGGTTGCTCGACATCGCCGGTTCGAGTGAATTGGTCGCCGGCCGGTCCACCATTTCGGGAGGCCCCAGCGGCCGCATCGAGCTGGCCCAGGTGAGTTACCGCATCGGTGAGCTCGACATCGTGCGCGATGTGTCCTTCGAGGTGGAGGCCGGGGAGATGGTGGCGATCATCGGGCCGTCCGGCTCTGGCAAGTCCACTCTGCTGAGTCTGCTGCTCGGGCTGGAAGAGGCGAGCTCCGGTGCGATCCTCTACGACAACCACGACCTGCGCTCGCTGGACGGTCTGTCGGTGAGACAGGAGTGCGGGGTCGTCCTGCAGTCCACCCGGCTGATCAGCGGCAGCATCCGCGAGAACGTCGCCGGTTCGAGGTCGCTGGGCGACGACCAGGTGAACGCCGCCCTGCGTGCGGTCGGCCTGCACGAACTCGTCGACGACCTGCCGATGGGCCTGGACACGCTGGTCAACGAATATTCCGGGGTGCTGTCCGGGGGACAGCAGCAGCTGCTGATTCTTGCGCGAGCGATCGCCGGTTCGCCGCGCATCGTGTTCTTGGACGAGGCGACCTCCGCGCTGGACAATCAGACGCAGGCGCGGGTGATGCACGCCATCGAGCGGATGGACGCCACGAGAGTGGTCGTCGCCCACCGGCTGTCGACGATCCGGCAGGCCGACCGCATCATCGTGCTCGACCAGGGGCGCGTGGTGCAGCAGGGGTCGTATGCGAAGTTGGCGGAGGAGGACGGACTGTTCCAGCGCCTCATCCGCCGTCAGCAGGTCGCTCCCACCACTGGGGTTCGCGGCGATTAG
- a CDS encoding cysteine peptidase family C39 domain-containing protein codes for MSTSGPVSFGARPVAVPTVLQMEAVECGAACLAMVLAHHRKWVSLDEARTECNVGRDGASAAEIVVAARRYGMSARGVRAEVADLADFGMPLIIYWEFKHFMVLEGGTRRGAVVNDPAVGRRVIPWEQFDLSFTGIALELRPGADFVRSGERPSLLREAIAVTGGYRRQIALALVAGLLGVVAVIAVPSLCRAYVDHAFVAGGQPRLSPGVTSFFLFAALVVYAAATMVRNNVALTAAQRLAFSMNSQMLTRMLRLPIAYFQQRHSGVLAVRLKANDSLAVAFTITACAVVVDAAMLVAAMSVSVAIAPFVGLTEITIIAAAGIGLGAVNRVAVLDYSRYSSAMLRTSAVAASALFSMRTIKANGQEAAAFERWSGALTRSANLSWPVRRRQLAYRAFPPSLAGVLICAVSILGGRQLQAGQVTPGCLLELELLALIGVHGISRVVTSWEDLSSLSADLAVRRDVMTYPIGSPVDPHTDELAQGDLAVSAEAAATSAGPSAASRIVQLSGHVEVKDVSFGFGRQHLLLEDVSFVVRPGQRVAIVGPSGSGKSTLAKVLAGLYIPTDGELLYDGVARADLAPAMLAGSVGYVDQFTVFVQGTVRENLSLWDPTFTDVTLAKAARDAVIHREIVGRAGGFDRPMYDGASEWSGGQRQRLELARALATDPAVLVLDEATSQLDTLIEQQIYANLQRRGCTVIVVAHRLSSIRDSDAILVLADGRVVEAGTHDSLVAAGGVYRGLIDDEE; via the coding sequence GTGAGCACGTCCGGTCCGGTCAGCTTCGGCGCTCGTCCCGTGGCCGTCCCGACGGTGCTGCAGATGGAGGCGGTCGAGTGCGGCGCGGCCTGCCTCGCGATGGTGTTGGCGCACCACCGCAAGTGGGTGTCACTGGACGAGGCGCGCACCGAGTGCAACGTCGGTCGTGACGGTGCGTCGGCGGCCGAGATCGTCGTGGCGGCGCGGCGGTACGGCATGTCGGCCCGTGGCGTGCGGGCTGAGGTTGCCGACCTGGCGGACTTCGGTATGCCGCTGATCATCTACTGGGAGTTCAAGCACTTCATGGTGCTTGAGGGCGGTACCCGGCGCGGCGCGGTGGTGAACGACCCCGCAGTGGGGCGGCGCGTCATACCGTGGGAGCAGTTCGACCTGTCCTTCACCGGCATCGCGCTCGAACTGCGGCCCGGAGCAGACTTCGTGCGCTCCGGGGAACGGCCGTCCCTGCTCCGCGAAGCGATCGCCGTCACCGGCGGGTACCGCCGGCAGATCGCGCTGGCGCTGGTCGCCGGGTTGTTGGGGGTTGTCGCGGTCATCGCGGTCCCATCACTGTGCCGCGCCTACGTCGACCACGCTTTCGTCGCGGGTGGTCAACCACGGCTGTCACCCGGCGTCACCTCGTTCTTCCTGTTCGCTGCGCTCGTCGTGTATGCCGCCGCGACCATGGTCCGTAACAATGTCGCGCTCACTGCGGCGCAACGGCTTGCCTTCTCGATGAACAGTCAGATGCTGACCCGGATGCTCCGGCTGCCCATCGCCTACTTCCAGCAACGCCACAGCGGCGTGCTGGCGGTGCGATTGAAGGCGAACGACTCGTTGGCGGTCGCGTTCACGATCACCGCCTGCGCGGTCGTGGTCGATGCCGCCATGCTCGTGGCCGCGATGTCGGTGTCGGTTGCAATTGCGCCGTTCGTGGGTCTGACCGAGATCACGATCATCGCCGCCGCCGGCATCGGTCTGGGCGCGGTGAACCGGGTGGCCGTCCTGGATTACAGCCGGTACAGCAGTGCGATGCTGCGGACGTCGGCGGTCGCCGCCAGTGCACTGTTCTCGATGCGGACGATCAAGGCCAACGGGCAGGAGGCTGCGGCCTTCGAGCGCTGGTCCGGAGCACTCACGCGTAGCGCGAACCTCAGTTGGCCGGTGCGGCGCCGACAGTTGGCCTATCGTGCCTTCCCGCCCTCCTTGGCCGGTGTCTTGATCTGCGCGGTGAGCATCCTCGGTGGCCGCCAGCTGCAGGCCGGACAGGTGACGCCGGGTTGCCTGTTGGAACTGGAGCTGCTGGCCTTGATCGGGGTCCACGGCATCAGCAGGGTGGTGACCTCGTGGGAGGACCTCAGCAGCCTGAGTGCGGACCTGGCGGTGCGTCGCGATGTCATGACGTATCCGATCGGTTCACCGGTCGATCCACATACCGACGAGCTGGCACAGGGCGACCTCGCAGTCAGTGCGGAGGCGGCTGCGACATCGGCCGGCCCGTCGGCCGCATCGCGGATCGTCCAGTTGTCCGGTCACGTCGAGGTCAAGGACGTGTCATTCGGCTTCGGCAGACAACATCTGCTGCTGGAGGATGTGTCCTTCGTCGTACGGCCCGGCCAGCGCGTGGCGATCGTGGGACCGTCCGGGTCAGGCAAGTCCACCCTTGCCAAGGTGCTGGCAGGTCTCTACATCCCGACCGACGGCGAGCTGTTGTACGACGGAGTGGCTCGTGCCGATCTGGCGCCGGCGATGCTGGCCGGATCCGTGGGATATGTCGACCAGTTCACCGTCTTCGTGCAGGGCACGGTGCGCGAAAACCTGTCGCTGTGGGACCCGACGTTCACCGACGTCACGTTGGCGAAGGCCGCGCGAGACGCGGTCATCCACCGCGAGATCGTCGGTCGCGCAGGCGGATTCGACCGCCCGATGTATGACGGCGCGTCCGAGTGGAGTGGTGGTCAACGCCAGCGCCTCGAACTCGCCAGAGCCCTGGCGACCGATCCGGCGGTGCTGGTGCTGGACGAGGCCACCTCCCAACTGGACACGCTGATCGAGCAGCAGATCTACGCCAACCTGCAGCGGCGTGGTTGCACGGTGATCGTGGTGGCGCACCGGTTGTCGAGCATCCGGGACTCCGACGCGATCCTGGTGCTCGCAGACGGGCGCGTCGTGGAGGCCGGCACGCACGACTCGCTCGTTGCAGCAGGTGGTGTCTACCGGGGGTTGATCGATGACGAGGAGTGA
- a CDS encoding HlyD family efflux transporter periplasmic adaptor subunit yields MLSGVRAKALLQSQIPDPTTDRLKIAPKRWWLVLLAIVLFMVGSTVWSVEARLVSTMDVDAAYLTHTPGLYDAWTPAAGSVDVLVQPGQTVSATQPVATVRSGGSTTTVSAGVAGTVADVTVASGGFVSDGTTIAAIRPQGFSRLVVHAFVSVENADQLSVGLPAQVVVAGYDPGLYGRISGRISAIGSAPPSVGQIAEELGSPGLAEQVASLGPLIDIQVTLDQGTGAGALHWIGGSGPGDLHVTDGAAAAVKFILGSYRPIDAFTGARQ; encoded by the coding sequence ATGCTCTCTGGTGTAAGGGCCAAGGCCCTGCTGCAATCGCAGATCCCCGATCCGACGACCGATCGGTTGAAGATCGCCCCGAAGCGATGGTGGCTTGTGCTGCTCGCGATCGTGCTGTTCATGGTCGGCTCCACAGTGTGGTCGGTCGAGGCGCGACTGGTCTCGACCATGGACGTCGATGCGGCATACCTGACTCACACCCCAGGGCTGTATGACGCCTGGACTCCCGCCGCCGGATCCGTCGACGTGCTGGTGCAGCCTGGTCAGACCGTCTCGGCGACACAACCGGTGGCGACGGTGCGGTCCGGAGGCAGCACGACCACCGTCTCGGCCGGGGTCGCGGGGACCGTGGCCGACGTCACCGTGGCATCCGGTGGCTTCGTGTCCGACGGCACCACCATCGCGGCGATCCGGCCGCAGGGTTTCTCCCGGCTGGTCGTGCACGCGTTTGTGTCGGTCGAGAACGCCGACCAGCTCAGCGTGGGGCTGCCGGCCCAGGTTGTGGTGGCCGGCTACGACCCGGGGTTGTACGGCCGGATCAGTGGTCGGATCAGTGCCATCGGCTCCGCACCACCGTCGGTGGGCCAGATCGCCGAGGAGTTGGGCAGCCCGGGGCTCGCGGAGCAAGTCGCCTCATTGGGTCCGCTCATCGACATCCAGGTCACCTTGGACCAGGGGACCGGGGCCGGCGCGCTGCACTGGATCGGCGGATCCGGACCCGGCGATCTGCATGTGACCGACGGCGCCGCCGCGGCGGTGAAGTTCATCCTGGGCAGCTACCGGCCGATCGACGCCTTCACGGGGGCGCGCCAGTGA